The DNA region CTAAGTAGAGTATAAATAGTTACCTTTTCCTCTAAATTAATCTCTATAAGTAGAATATATTAAAGGGCAATAACTTAAGGGTATTTAGCTATTAAATAGCCTACTGCACCTGTATTTAGTAGGATCCCTTAAAAGACTTCTAATAAGTATTAATTAAGAAGGAAGGTTAGTAAGGGAGATATTATTGCCTTTAGATTATTTAGATTATTAATTAGATTATTAGTTAGGCTAAATGGCTGCACTTTTTGGATGTACTGCTAAATACTTAGGTTAGCCTTAGTTAAGTAATAAGTAAAGGATTAATTAGCTAACTAGCTTATAATAGCCTTTCTATTAAAGTTAGTCTTACTAAAGTAggtattaattatataaaaggacttattattattagctTTAGTTAGGGGTCCTTCTTTAATTATAATGCTCTATAGGTATTAAGTAAGATTCTCCTTACTATTTTTATTAGTAAAGGAAGAGTCTTTACTTTTATAACTAGTAAGgaatatatagtatattgTATTACTAGTTTTTCCTTTAGTCTACTTATTAGCCCTATATTTCTTATAGGCTGTACGCTTTTCCTTAGGGGTATACTTTATTAAATAGTAGCCttactacttataaatataatactTGCAGTTAGTTAGTATAGAGTAgttatttattattaattcTACTCTTTACCTCTATATTAGTTATTcttactattactatagtaagtacaatttataaagtactatTAAGGGGTATAGTAGtacttattataaggctTATAGGTAATAAATTAACTAGTAGCCTTTACTTTATATTTAGTAGTTGTAATTACTAATTAGAGCTAGCTGTAGACTCCTTTAAGTGTAACTACTAGGTTATAGAGGTAAAGTCTAGCCTTAGGGATACTTCAGTAGGTATTTAAGAGCTATAGTCTAAAGAAGTTATTAGTCTAGTATAATAAAGGAAGTACCctttaaataatattaagACAAAAGATTATTAACTTAAGAATCTTACTCTTTATTTTGCTAAGTTCTAATAACTTAATTTAATAAAAGGAgatttattactattagtaagATAGGCCTTAATAGTCTCTTttattttaaattaatatCTAACTGTATTAATAAAGATAAAAAAGTCTTAAGGTAcccttatataaagttacTAAATATAAAAGTTGTAAGCCTTACTCTTTAGTATAAAGGGGAAGGTAATAGCTAGGTAACTTGCATTACTTAAGATTCCTATATTGTAGTAGTTTTTGCAGAAGATTATAAGCTTAATATTTAGAATATTATATTTCTTActattatactttatattatTGCTTAAGTACAGCTTTAAGAGGTTACTTAACTACTTTAGTAAAGGTTAATTAAAGGGGTTAGGGTTATTGCAGCGCCTATTGCAATTGTAGTATCCCCCTGCCCAATGCATTGCGCTAATTACATTGCCCGCCTAGGGTAAGTCTCGGGGTGGCAACCCGCACGCCCCGTCCGGGCGCGAGTTCATGCAGGTGAACGCTAGTAAGGGTAAGGCTGCTGGGCACCtagtgatgatgatgaggattACTGAAAGGCTCCTTATAATCGCGTAAGGGAGGCCCGGATGAGCACTGAATAAAGGGGGAGTTTCCAGCTAGTAGCGCTAACTACCCTTGTGCAATAAAGGGGCTTTAATAAGGCTGTTAATTAAGGAAGAATCTCTTAGGCAGTAGTAGATTTCAACTGCTAGAGGCAAGGTAGTTGTTATTATCCGTAAAGTAGAAGGTATATaaataggtaggtaggggaGGTACTACTAGTATAGTAGATTGCAATTTCAATTACTAGTAAAGTTACTCTATTTCTTTGCAAATCTTATTACCTTTCCTTAGCAGTATAGTAATATTAGCAATAAAATTGCTAACCTAGTAATGCCCTTAGAAGATAGCGTCTTTCTTATACTATCTATTAAACTCCTCTAATaactaatagtaatagttaTCTTAATTAAGGGTATCTGTAAGATTTATAGAGACCTTTCTATAGCCTTAGCCCTATTTAATAAATACTCTGTATTAAAGGAGGTAATTGTAAAGAGTCTTAATTATAAATCTACTGTCTAATTTAAAGGTCTCTTTAGCCTATTTATTAAACTTAAGGGTGAATTATTCCTATAGATTAGAGCTAATAAGTCCTTTAATTTACTATTCTATAATAGCTCTAGTAATAAAGGTATTAACTTGCAATTTAGTTACCTTATCTAGAGTAACTATTAGGTAATCCTATGTATCTTAGTTAATatattttaagtatattagtagGATATTAATTATTCTATTTTTACTAATAGAAAGTTAgttaaataaataaatagttaatataataaCTAATAATAATGCGCAAATTCCCCTATAGGGGGTAAAGTAAAGTTAAATAAGGGAAAATAGAGAAAAAGAGGAGCTAAGGGACTATAAAGAATGCAGTTAAATAATATTACAATTATAGGCATTTCCCTTTAGCTAAAGTATTAGGGGCGTATACATTTATTTAATAGAGaaattactactattaatcCCTTAGATCCCTTAGTTAATTTATTAAAAGTAAAGGTATTTAGATGCTAGTTTAGTTAAAGTGAATAGTGCAAGTGAATAGTGCAATTAAATAGTTTATTTAATTAAAAAGACGAAAGGTGTAAAGTTATTAATAGGGAAAGAAAACCCTAACTTAGCTATTAGTAGGTAAAGTTAATAAAGGTTAGGTTAGGTAGGTGGAAAGTAAAGGAAGGTGAGAGGTAATTTTATGTAATATAATTTAATGCAAAGAAAGGGAAGGTTTCTTAGTAATAAATTAAGGAGGCTATTTAACTTAATAGTAAAGTAGTTAAAATAGATAAAGTAATAGTATTCTTAACTACTAGACAGCTAATTAAGGGGTAGTTAAACTATACCTTTAATTATTATCTGTGAGGCTATTGAAAATAGCGTAATAGACGCATTAGAGGTTAGCTAGTTAGAACTACTGCTAATAATTATAGTTAGTACAATAGGGGGATAATACCCTTACTATTGTCTCTTTGTAATAAATTCAACCTTACTACTCTGTAATACCTGTAGATATCactaattagtattagtataatATTATAGGGTGGAAGGTTCAGTTAATATAAAGCTATTCACAGGTTTCGTAATGGCTTCGGGTGGTAACTGGGGGTTGCTATACTAACTAGAAAGTAGGTGGGTTGCGCGCCTGCTAAGGTGAAAGTatgggctgctgctgccccaCTTTCGCCCGGATCCGGATTAATCCCGAGATCCGGTGCCGATTCTGTTCCGACACATGCCTCCAGGCCAAATTGCAAGCCGGGCCCTGACGGACATGCCAATGACGGACGACAACaagcggcggcgaggtgtcCCAGGCGCCTAGCCAGGTTAAACACCAGTGCGTCGACGCCTACGGGACTATAAAGATATGAGGACGAAACAGGCCTCCAAAGAGACCTGGAATCATCGGCTCCCGTCTCAAGACTTCACCTGCCATCAGACCGGGATGACTACACGAGAAAAGGGTTGGCGTTACGGTCTCACGGatcgtcgccaccgccgcccgcatGCAAACTCTATACCTACACATCAAGCACGCATGCATCGCCAAGTTTCGGACCCGCCATCCGGTATTAAAAAGCGTACGAGTTAAAAGCTGACTATATTTACGAGCACTCATGCTAACGCCCCTGATGCAACAAATAAAATAAACAAAGAGGAACAACAGTCAGAGAGTCGCACAACGCCCGCATGATTGGTCGATAGTATCCTCCTCAGAAGGTCCTCCGAATCCAAGACGGGCAAAAAAGAAGAGCATGTCGGGGTGCAACAGTAAAGAAAGTTCTGGTAACGGGGTATACAAAAACACCCTACGAGTAAGTTGTTTTTCCGTTTTCCCTGGGGCCTGGGTTCCCAGGCTTCATCTCTGCAATTTTTTTGCCTCCATCGCCCCAACCAGCAAAAGATATCAAGGAAGCCCTTCCATGATCAGTCCGTCTATAAAAACTGGGAGAGAAGCTCTTAAGTGGTAACGGTGATGAGAAATCGATCCCGACGTCAAGTCGGAGGGACGGTATACTGGTGATAGGAGAAACACCTCGGGGTTGATGGAAGAAGGCGGGTGTGGTTAAAAGGTGGTTTGGTGGGTATTTTGTACAGAGTCGGGAGGGCAAGGTGAGCCTCCCATCTAGTTTCGGGCGGCAGGCatgtcgaccttgccgccgaaACGCGAAATGAGAGCGGTGTCTTGTGCGTTGGCGGTCGGCTCCCATGTGGCACCCGGCCGGACCATGCGGCGCATGATTCGGCTCGTCGTCTTGAACAGCTGCGGGTGTGCGGCGCCAGTGTCGAGCGGCACGGTGACGGAGAATTCTGGCAGCTGGATACTGCGCTTGGCGGGATTGCTGGcgggctgttgttgttggggcttgatgacggtgaagtagatggcgacgacggcgacgatgatgatgatgatgaggactGCGCTAGATCAGTGGCCGGTCTCCAAGCCTCGTCCGTAGGTGCACACTTACCGCAGATACCCAGGCACCACCACTTCTTCTTGCGGGTCTTGCGCGCCGTGTTGACTGCAACCCCAATCTCTTGGTTGCCCTTGTCGAggttctcgacgacctcctcgcccttctGCTCGATCTGGGTAACGGCAGCCTCCTGCTGGACAACCAGCACGTCCATGTCCTGGAACAGCTGTGCGAGCTCAACCATTTGCTGCTCAATCTTCTGCAGGGCGGCCTGGCGGTCTTGAACGGCGTTGAGCACGGCATTAGCCTGGGCTTGGCGACCGCTCTGCATGACGGCTTGCTGGAAGATCTGGGCTCCGGCaccggcgtcctcgacggcctcgcggacctcgcgctcgtcggcatcggggCGGACGATTCTGTACTGGCGGGCCATCTGGTCCTGGGTACGCTTGCGGAAGGCGGATTCGACCTGCTGGTACTGCTGGATGGCGCCCTTGAGACGACGGTCGACGCGGCCGACCTGCGGCGAGTTCCTGGGGGTTTGGCCGTCGGGGCTGGACTTGACGGTGCGCACGCGGTCGGTGAGGGAGCGGTACATAGTCATGGTCTCGGAGGACAGGGCATCGAGCTGGCGCGCGgtggaggagctggccgacgtGTCGGCATCGGTGAGGGTGCGCTCCTGCAGCATGCGCAGTTGGTTCAGGTTGGCCTCGATCTGGTCGATTCCTTGGTCGATGGAGCGGCACTCGTTGAGGATCGCGTTAGGGTCCGACTGGCCGAAGCCGCTTGCGTTCTGGGCGAGGGATTCCATCTCAACGTTGGTTCCTGGtgagagagacacacacagGGTCAGCAATGGAGCGTATACGACCGTCGCGGCCAGGTCGTACCGTCAAGGTCCCTACCCATAGTTGGTCCCTGGTTGTTGTATCTGTTCCCACCGCCATAGGGAGAAGGGGCGGGAGCACCTCCATATCCTCCCGGACCATCATCCCGCTGGTCAAAGGGGTTCTGGCGACCACCGTATCTACCCGTGTCTGTCAGTACTCCGCGATCGGAAAGGtcgtactcgtcgtcgtgtgTCCCGTCGGCTccgtgagagagagaaacatACCCGTACTGCGCCATAATGTTAGTTTCAACGGACAACGGTGGCTCGGTCGGCGTCCGATGAGGTAGGTAGTAGGGGGAAGGGTGTCGACGAGGAAAGGGCGCGAAAGGAAATTGAAAAGGAAGGACACAATGGGGGAAATGCAACGCAACCAGGCTGAAGCAAGTAGGATGATGTGCAAAGAaggttggtggtgatggcaATAAGTCAAAAGTTTGTGCGGCCAGGGGCAGACGGGAGACGGCGACTGGAAGGGGGGTGTGGGTGggttggtggtgggtggtggaCTTTCTCCTCGATCTTCTCGACttcgagaagggggggaacGATAACGGCAACGTGCGATTGACGAGAGGACGACAGGACGTGATGCAACGTCGGTAGGTAGGGCAAGGCAACGTGctgcaacagcaacagcaacggcagCAGGGCAAGGGACGGGCGGGCGAAACACGGGAAGTGCGAGGGCTTGGGGTGAAACACTGACACTCATGTTGCTTCTGCGAAGCGCGAAGGCTTCTTCCTTGCGCGACGATGATGCGGGCTCGATaggcgctcgagggcgaATTGTTATTTGTTAATCGCCCGGAGAGTCTTGAATGAGGAAGAGTGGAGAGTCGCGCAGCAGGTAGGAAGGAAGATGAtgccttgttgttgatgttttGGTTGGAATTTGTGGCAGAAAAGAAGCAAGGTTGAGTACGGGCAGAAAAGGGCGAAGActgagaagaagggggaCGGACGGTCAGTCGGTCGGATGAGACGAATCGAATCggtcggtggtggtgtgtgtgtgtggtaATGGCGAAGTGTCGGGCTCGTTCTTAGGTCGATGGGAgcaggggggtggggggatgAACAGTGCTGCTCTCTGCACCGTacttctgctgctgctgctgctgctgctgctgctgctgacaGCGAGGGAGACTGACTGGGGGAACAGGAGAAGCGAGACGAGGCGAATGGGCGGCAAATACAATATCCACCGACGCAGGAACGTGTCGTGTGGCTTGAAGCGCTTCTTTGTAGCAGAAATTCGAATTGTCCGTTCGGGACCAGGGGGGCGCGGTGCTCGGGGTGGTCCTGGCGGCGGAATGATCGCCGTTTAGGTAGCTTCGAGGGCCCAGTACGAGAGATGATTGGAGGGGCCCCGGGGCGGATTGGGGAATTGGGATGTACCAGCAGCGTTGATGCACCGATGGTTTGTCGAGTTGGTCTCTAGTATTTCTAGAAGACGGCGGGTTTTTTGATGTAAATGGCggacgtcgtggtcgtggtcgtggtgaTAGGATGAGTAAGGCGGCGGTCACGAGTTGTGAGCGTGAGGACGAAGGTGAAAGTAAAAGTGAGATTGAGTGTGAGTGTAATTCGCGGTGGAGGGCGGCTTGGCGAGGTACCTGCATGcacgggcggcgacgatgcaACCCCAGGCACGAGAAAGGGGCACTTCTCTTCTCGAACTCTTCAGACTTGTTCTCaggtctgtctgtctgtctgtcacTGCTCTTCGCTGAGCCTGAGTCTCCAGTGCTTGGTAGTGCTTGGTTTGTCTCGACTCAGGcgggtgccgtcggcggcggctgatTGGGCGAGGAGCGTGGAGGATTGGACCCTGAAGCTTGGTCCCGGCCCTCTCTGTGTAACTGTGTTACAGGTGGCGGGCGACCGAGGCGAATAAACTTGAGGCGCTGGCGGGAAGATGACCCAATGCTGGATGCTGAAATTAATGCGCCCTGTCTCCTTGGatgttgatggtggtgtCGGTGCTGACTGAAATGGGCAACTCTCGGTCTTTCTCAGTCTCTCTCAGcctttttctctcctctctcgtcgtcgctactttttttttttttatgAAGCCCGAGCTGCTCTGCCTTTGCGCATGCGACCTGGACTCTTATGCGCCGTCGCTGACTGACTGCTGTTTGTGCCAATGCGAGAGCCAAAGGCTAAACGTGCGGGGTGAAGGATGCTGATTGATGCCTTGCCTTGCGCAGCACACTGGTCCTTCTGAGAAGGACTCTCTGGTTGGTGCAGTCCTCGTCTTGATGGCCTGTGACGGACGCCccagagacgacgacgacgacgacgattgCGACGATGG from Colletotrichum higginsianum IMI 349063 chromosome 4, whole genome shotgun sequence includes:
- a CDS encoding SNARE domain-containing protein; this translates as MAQYGYVSLSHGADGTHDDEYDLSDRGVLTDTGRYGGRQNPFDQRDDGPGGYGGAPAPSPYGGGNRYNNQGPTMGRDLDGTNVEMESLAQNASGFGQSDPNAILNECRSIDQGIDQIEANLNQLRMLQERTLTDADTSASSSTARQLDALSSETMTMYRSLTDRVRTVKSSPDGQTPRNSPQVGRVDRRLKGAIQQYQQVESAFRKRTQDQMARQYRIVRPDADEREVREAVEDAGAGAQIFQQAVMQSGRQAQANAVLNAVQDRQAALQKIEQQMVELAQLFQDMDVLVVQQEAAVTQIEQKGEEVVENLDKGNQEIGVAVNTARKTRKKKWWCLGICVLIIIIIVAVVAIYFTVIKPQQQQPASNPAKRSIQLPEFSVTVPLDTGAAHPQLFKTTSRIMRRMVRPGATWEPTANAQDTALISRFGGKVDMPAARN